A genomic region of Vespa crabro chromosome 19, iyVesCrab1.2, whole genome shotgun sequence contains the following coding sequences:
- the LOC124430625 gene encoding uncharacterized protein LOC124430625 has product MAVNFNQNDFGKIWKSINIQDDLFIICVSKENDTWKILLSNFKDIWSECLTYEKILKRSKKLNSTLIVNDNEHMEIVLETLIDIPKYATEVSLDNIKLLRSFEGGRFKFEVNFSKGTIEEFWENVTKPLYLSSIELMRRQNILMNLIKRKDQEIMEYKVQGAKLIRKNIETKVFDENQLDGNVIEVNENNYIDSFQTVVEFYNKTHSKQCVKIEKENSVVSINGIKQDDLNIPNTSRGTEYSIIKDEPDHECDKSSLQLGNNNKSKCNKKNNISTINIAPIVIPSKRSKDSLTDIIL; this is encoded by the exons atggccgtaaattttaatcaaaatgaCTTTGGTAAAATTTggaaaagtattaatattcaggatgatttatttattatctgtgTTAGTAAAGAGAACGATACGTGGAAAATTTTGTTAAgtaattttaaagatatttggTCAGAATGTTTGACATATgagaagatattaaaaagatcCAAG aaattaaattctaCTTTAATTGTCAACGACAACGAACACATGGAAATTGTGTTAGAAACATTGATTGATATTCCAAAATATGCCACGGAGGTAtctttagataatattaagtTATTAAGAAGCTTTGAAGGTGGTCGTTTTAAATTTGAAGTTAATTTTTCCAAAGGGACTATAGAAGAATTTTGGGAGAACGTAACAAAACCATTGTATTTATCTTCTATAGAACTTATGCGTAggcaaaatatattaatgaatttgaTTAAAAGAAAGGATCAAGAAATAATGGAGTATAAAGTTCAAGGagcaaaattaataagaa aaaatattgagaCAAAAGTGTTCGATGAAAATCAACTTGACGGAAATGTGATTgaagtaaatgaaaataattacatagaTTCATTTCAAACAGTGGTAGAGTTTTACAATAAAACACATTCTAAACAATgtgtaaaaatagaaaaagaaaa TTCTGTTGTATCTATAAATGGAATTAAACAAGATGATCTTAATATTCCAAATACTTCTCGAGGTACTGAATATTCTATCATAAAAGATGAACCTGACCACGAATGTGATAAGTCTAGTTTACAAttgggtaataataataaaagtaagtgtaataagaaaaataatattagtactATTAATATCGCTCCGATCGTTATACCATCGAAGAGAAGTAAAGATAGTCTTACcgacattattttataa